From the genome of Scytonema hofmannii PCC 7110, one region includes:
- a CDS encoding RRXRR domain-containing protein → MITNSIFVLSKNGKILKPTTPARARILQSVGKAKKLKLFPFTLILDKDVDENVEPYLELRIDLYFYHIVP, encoded by the coding sequence ATGATTACAAACTCTATATTCGTTTTAAGTAAAAATGGCAAAATACTAAAACCAACAACACCCGCTAGAGCAAGGATTTTACAATCTGTTGGCAAAGCTAAGAAACTCAAATTATTTCCATTTACTCTAATTCTAGATAAGGATGTTGATGAAAATGTAGAACCGTATTTAGAACTTAGGATCGACCTTTACTTTTATCATATTGTTCCATGA
- a CDS encoding cyclic peptide export ABC transporter: MGVLIFGLPKLTPVSNPILSGYILTITFIMRPLQSLFQILPEMNQATVALQKIDTLGLSLVERSETTTFTQPFPPQFQRIRLQGITHIYHNKRDEQSFTLGPIDLEFQPGKLIFIVGGNGSGKSTLAKLITGLYVPEAGEIHVDDKLITNQNRQAYRQLFATVFSDFFLFERILGIHLDDIDIQARTYLKQLQLEHKVQIKEGVLSTIDLSQGQRKRLALLTAYLENRPIYVFDEWASDQDPFFRDIFYHQLLPDMKRQGKAVFVISHDDRYFHLADRLIKLDYGKLT, encoded by the coding sequence TTGGGTGTATTAATTTTCGGTTTGCCCAAACTCACACCAGTCAGTAATCCAATTCTCTCCGGTTACATCTTAACGATTACCTTTATAATGCGACCTCTTCAGAGCCTCTTCCAAATTTTACCTGAGATGAACCAAGCCACCGTTGCTTTGCAAAAAATTGATACATTAGGCTTATCACTTGTAGAGCGCTCGGAAACTACAACTTTTACACAGCCATTTCCACCACAGTTTCAACGCATTCGACTACAGGGAATTACACATATCTATCATAATAAACGTGATGAACAGAGCTTCACTTTGGGACCGATTGATTTAGAATTTCAACCAGGAAAATTGATTTTTATTGTTGGAGGCAATGGTAGCGGAAAATCAACCCTTGCAAAGTTAATTACTGGATTATACGTTCCTGAAGCAGGTGAGATTCATGTTGATGACAAACTAATTACTAATCAAAATCGTCAAGCTTATCGTCAGTTGTTTGCCACCGTATTTTCAGATTTCTTTTTATTTGAGCGAATCTTAGGTATTCATTTAGACGATATTGATATCCAAGCACGAACCTATCTTAAACAACTTCAGCTAGAACATAAAGTGCAAATTAAAGAAGGTGTACTTTCTACAATCGATTTGTCCCAAGGTCAGCGCAAACGTCTAGCTTTACTAACAGCTTACTTGGAAAATCGTCCAATTTATGTGTTTGATGAATGGGCATCAGATCAAGACCCCTTTTTCCGAGACATCTTTTACCACCAACTTTTACCAGATATGAAGCGTCAAGGAAAGGCAGTATTTGTCATTAGTCACGACGACCGTTATTTTCACCTTGCCGATCGTTTGATTAAACTTGACTACGGCAAATTGACGTAA